One segment of Anastrepha obliqua isolate idAnaObli1 chromosome 3, idAnaObli1_1.0, whole genome shotgun sequence DNA contains the following:
- the LOC129242657 gene encoding uncharacterized protein LOC129242657, which produces MLLAQKTPAAHWRSFVDLMMAPVSPKNLRLSAILIGIYQLLVAHLLLFLVLLGLAHAEQMKTMLAMDIEDQKDNGFYDMSPFRNQLRLRTASQLVSVTEMLLYILTAVASVYLLSTIALFAGIFKNRSEFVLPWLVVEFIFIVSAAVLVFWLQNEKFVEIIGGKVYYFMICFTVLLFDCLMWYIIHSFYQRLRTMNKLREIATVAIPCPPPGSIPFHFRRENMYLGSNGYKHILSESPDGNY; this is translated from the exons ATGTTGCTGGCTCAGAAGACACCCGCTGCGCATTGGCGGTCCTTTGTTGACCTAATGATGGCACCAGTGTCACCAAAGAATCTTCGTTTGTCGGCCATACTCATTGGCATTTACCAACTG CTTGTCGCCCATTTACTACTATTCCTGGTGCTTTTGGGCCTGGCACATGCCGAACAAATGAAAACAATGCTTGCCATGGACATTGAGGATCAGAAGGATAATGGCTTTTATGATATGTCACCATTTCGTAATCAATTGCGCCTGCGCACCGCCTCTCAGCTGGTTTCCGTTACCGAGATGCTACTCTACATATTGACCGCAGTGGCTTCAGTATATTTGCTCAGTACAATCGCTCTCTTTGCgggcatttttaaaaatcgctcagAATTTGTTCTTCCATGGTTGGTTGTTGAATTTATATTCATTGTATCAGCGGCGGTATTAGTGTTTTGGTTGCAgaatgaaaagtttgtggagATTATTGGAGGCAAAGTGTACTACT TTATGATATGCTTCACTGTGCTGCTTTTCGATTGTTTGATGTGGTATATTATACACTCCTTCTACCAAAGGCTACGGACTATGAACAAGCTGCGAGAGATCGCTACGGTGGCAATACCTTGTCCGCCACCTGGATCG ATACCCTTCCACTTCCGACGCGAGAATATGTATCTTGGCAGCAACGGGTACAAGCATATTCTCTCCGAGTCGCCAGATGGCAATTATTAA